In Pseudomonas fluorescens NCIMB 11764, a single window of DNA contains:
- the hmgA gene encoding homogentisate 1,2-dioxygenase, with protein sequence MNLDSTAPALAYQSGFGNEFSSEALPGALPVGQNSPQKAPYGLYTELFSGTAFTMARSEARRTWMYRIQPSANHPAFVKLDRQLAGGPLGDVTPNRLRWNPLDIPTEPTDFIDGLVSMAANSAAEKPAGISIYSYRANRSMERVFFNADGELLLVPEQGRLRIATELGVLELEPLEIAVLPRGLKFRVELLDPQARGYIAENHGAPLRLPDLGPIGSNGLANPRDFLTPVAHYENLQQPTTLVQKFLGQLWGCELNHSPLNVVAWHGNNVPYKYDLRRFNTIGTVSFDHPDPSIFTVLTSPTSVHGLANLDFVIFPPRWMVAEKTFRPPWFHRNLMNEFMGLIKGEYDAKAEGFVPGGASLHSCMSAHGPDGETCTKAVNTELAPAKIDNTMAFMFETSQVLRPSRFALDCPQLQTNYDACWATLPATFDPTRR encoded by the coding sequence ATGAACCTCGATTCAACGGCGCCAGCGCTGGCCTACCAGTCCGGCTTCGGCAACGAATTCAGCAGCGAGGCGTTGCCTGGCGCATTGCCCGTCGGCCAGAATTCCCCGCAAAAGGCGCCATACGGTCTCTACACCGAACTGTTCTCCGGCACTGCATTCACCATGGCCCGCAGCGAAGCGCGGCGCACCTGGATGTACCGCATTCAGCCATCGGCCAATCACCCGGCGTTCGTCAAACTGGATCGGCAACTGGCCGGTGGCCCGTTGGGTGACGTGACGCCCAATCGCCTGCGCTGGAACCCGTTGGATATTCCGACCGAGCCCACCGACTTCATCGACGGGCTGGTGAGCATGGCGGCCAATTCGGCGGCGGAAAAACCGGCCGGAATCAGCATCTACAGCTACCGCGCCAACCGCTCCATGGAGCGTGTGTTCTTCAACGCCGATGGCGAACTGTTGCTGGTGCCAGAACAGGGACGGCTGCGCATCGCCACCGAACTGGGCGTGCTGGAACTTGAACCGCTGGAAATCGCCGTGTTGCCGCGCGGTCTGAAATTCCGCGTCGAGCTGCTCGACCCGCAGGCGCGCGGCTACATTGCGGAGAACCACGGCGCGCCATTGCGCCTGCCGGACCTCGGACCCATCGGCAGCAACGGCCTGGCCAATCCGCGGGACTTCCTGACCCCGGTCGCCCATTACGAAAACCTCCAACAGCCGACCACCCTGGTGCAAAAATTCCTCGGCCAGTTGTGGGGCTGCGAACTCAATCATTCGCCGCTCAACGTGGTCGCCTGGCACGGCAACAATGTGCCGTACAAGTATGACCTGCGCCGTTTCAACACCATCGGCACGGTCAGCTTCGACCATCCGGACCCGTCGATTTTCACCGTCCTGACCTCGCCGACCAGTGTCCACGGTCTGGCCAATCTGGACTTCGTGATCTTCCCGCCACGCTGGATGGTGGCCGAGAAAACGTTCCGGCCACCGTGGTTCCACCGCAATCTGATGAACGAGTTCATGGGCCTGATCAAGGGCGAGTACGACGCCAAGGCCGAAGGCTTCGTACCCGGTGGCGCGTCGCTGCACAGCTGCATGAGCGCCCACGGCCCGGACGGCGAAACCTGCACCAAAGCGGTCAACACCGAGCTCGCACCCGCGAAAATCGACAACACCATGGCCTTCATGTTCGAGACCAGCCAGGTGCTGCGCCCAAGCCGATTCGCTCTCGATTGCCCGCAACTGCAAACCAACTACGACGCCTGCTGGGCCACGCTGCCCGCCACTTTCGACCCGACCCGGAGATAA
- the fahA gene encoding fumarylacetoacetase, with protein MTQTSITRSWVASANGHADFPLQNLPLGVFSVKGSAPRSGVAIGDHIFDLEAALDAGLFDGAAKTAVEATRGGQLNGFFELGREARVALRERLIELFKEGSTLHGKIEAQGAKLLPLAANCEMHLPAKINDYTDFYVGIEHAQNVGKLFRPDNPLLPNYKYVPIGYHGRASTIRPSGTDVRRPKGQTLPAGQSEPTFGPCARLDYELELGIWIGQGNEMGDAIAIGDAADHIAGFCLLNDWSARDIQAWEYQPLGPFLSKSFITSISPWVVTAEALEPFRRAQPARPEGDPQPLPYLFDKRDQAAGAFDIELEVLLLTEAMREQNLPAHRLTLSNTRHMYWTVAQLVAHHSVNGCQLQAGDLFGSGTLSGPENGQFGSLLEITEGGKKPIELASGEVRKFLEDGDEIILRARCSRDGFASIGFGECRGKVLPAR; from the coding sequence ATGACTCAGACTTCCATCACTCGTAGCTGGGTTGCCTCTGCCAACGGTCATGCGGATTTCCCGCTGCAAAACCTGCCGCTGGGCGTGTTCAGCGTGAAGGGCTCTGCTCCGCGCAGCGGTGTGGCGATCGGTGACCACATCTTTGATCTGGAGGCGGCACTCGATGCCGGGCTGTTCGACGGCGCGGCAAAAACGGCTGTCGAAGCCACCCGTGGCGGTCAGCTCAATGGGTTTTTCGAGCTGGGCCGTGAGGCTCGCGTCGCCCTGCGTGAACGCTTGATCGAACTGTTCAAGGAAGGCAGCACCCTGCACGGCAAGATCGAAGCCCAAGGCGCGAAACTGCTGCCGCTGGCGGCAAACTGCGAAATGCACCTGCCAGCGAAGATCAACGATTACACCGACTTCTACGTCGGCATCGAGCACGCGCAAAACGTTGGCAAACTGTTCCGTCCCGATAACCCGTTGCTGCCGAACTACAAGTATGTGCCGATTGGTTATCACGGCCGTGCATCGACCATTCGCCCGTCCGGCACCGATGTTCGCCGGCCGAAAGGCCAGACCTTGCCGGCCGGTCAGTCCGAGCCGACCTTTGGCCCGTGCGCACGCCTGGATTACGAACTGGAACTGGGTATCTGGATCGGCCAGGGCAACGAGATGGGTGACGCGATCGCCATCGGCGATGCCGCCGATCACATCGCCGGTTTCTGCTTGCTCAACGACTGGTCGGCCCGGGATATCCAGGCGTGGGAATACCAGCCACTGGGGCCGTTCCTGTCGAAGAGTTTCATCACCAGCATCTCGCCGTGGGTGGTGACGGCCGAAGCGCTTGAGCCGTTCCGTCGTGCGCAACCGGCGCGTCCTGAAGGCGATCCGCAGCCGCTGCCGTACCTGTTCGACAAACGCGATCAAGCCGCTGGCGCCTTCGACATCGAACTGGAAGTGCTGCTGCTCACCGAAGCCATGCGCGAGCAGAACCTACCGGCCCATCGCCTGACCCTGAGCAACACCCGACACATGTACTGGACCGTGGCGCAACTGGTGGCGCATCACAGCGTCAACGGCTGCCAGTTGCAGGCCGGCGACCTGTTCGGTTCGGGCACATTGTCGGGGCCGGAGAACGGTCAGTTCGGCAGTCTGCTGGAAATCACCGAAGGCGGTAAAAAACCGATCGAACTGGCCTCTGGCGAAGTGCGTAAATTCCTCGAGGACGGCGACGAAATCATTCTGCGTGCCCGTTGCAGCCGCGACGGTTTTGCCTCCATCGGTTTCGGCGAGTGCCGCGGCAAAGTGCTGCCGGCGCGTTAA
- the maiA gene encoding maleylacetoacetate isomerase encodes MELYTYYRSTSSYRVRIALALKGLDYQALPVNLIAPPGGEHRQPAYLGINPQGRVPALRTDEGELLIQSPAIIEYLEERYPQVPLLSKDLAARAHERGVAAVIGCDVHPLHNVSVLNRLRQSGHDETQVVEWIGHWIGQGLATVEQLIGDEGYCFGPTPGLADVYLIPQLYAAERFSISLEAYPRIRRVAALAASHPAFIKAHPANQPDTP; translated from the coding sequence ATGGAGCTCTATACCTACTACCGCTCGACCTCGTCTTACCGGGTGCGCATCGCGTTGGCGTTGAAGGGGCTGGATTACCAGGCACTGCCGGTCAACCTGATCGCACCGCCGGGTGGCGAACATCGCCAGCCAGCGTATCTGGGCATCAACCCGCAAGGCCGGGTGCCGGCCTTGCGTACCGATGAAGGCGAGTTGCTTATTCAGTCTCCGGCGATCATCGAGTACCTGGAGGAACGTTATCCACAGGTGCCGCTGCTGTCCAAGGACCTCGCCGCCCGCGCGCATGAACGGGGTGTGGCAGCGGTGATTGGTTGCGATGTGCATCCGCTGCACAACGTCAGCGTGCTCAACCGGCTGCGGCAGTCGGGGCACGATGAAACGCAGGTGGTCGAGTGGATTGGACACTGGATCGGCCAAGGCCTGGCGACGGTCGAGCAGTTGATTGGCGATGAGGGTTATTGCTTTGGTCCGACACCTGGCCTGGCGGATGTTTACCTGATCCCGCAGTTGTACGCGGCTGAGCGCTTTAGCATTTCCCTTGAGGCGTATCCGCGGATTCGTCGGGTGGCGGCACTTGCAGCGTCTCACCCGGCCTTCATCAAGGCTCACCCGGCGAACCAGCCAGACACCCCTTGA
- a CDS encoding SirB1 family protein, translating to MTPRQHFFDCLQRSPPALFEAALWMSVEHDKEVNPAAVLAHFKDLQQRVSYGLPMLPVSELAQPLLRRLNDLGFAQDDFTPLRPQAALLDKVLERRRGQPLALGLIALELARGLEIPMVGVNFPGHFLLRVPGADHLLDPCGGRRLYPNDCRELLQRQYGPNMKLNAEHLLTAEPVQMLQRLSRNLRQLHLSHDDYIGALIDAERVLELGNASASDYLARASLYQRLDCPNAERFDLEHALLLSDDPIQRIRLTERLGHLPPNSVVH from the coding sequence ATGACGCCTCGCCAACACTTCTTCGATTGTCTGCAACGATCACCGCCCGCGCTGTTCGAGGCAGCGCTGTGGATGTCTGTCGAGCATGACAAGGAAGTGAATCCAGCGGCGGTCCTGGCCCATTTCAAGGACCTGCAACAACGCGTCAGTTACGGTCTGCCGATGCTGCCCGTGAGCGAACTGGCCCAACCGCTGCTGCGACGCCTCAATGACCTGGGCTTCGCCCAGGACGACTTTACCCCCTTGCGCCCACAAGCAGCCTTACTCGACAAAGTGCTGGAACGCCGGCGGGGGCAACCGCTGGCACTAGGGCTGATTGCGCTGGAACTGGCCAGAGGCCTGGAAATCCCCATGGTCGGGGTCAACTTTCCCGGGCATTTTCTGCTGCGGGTTCCGGGAGCCGATCATTTGCTCGACCCTTGCGGTGGACGCCGGTTGTACCCCAACGATTGCCGTGAACTGTTGCAACGCCAGTACGGCCCGAACATGAAACTCAACGCCGAGCATTTACTCACCGCCGAGCCCGTGCAGATGCTGCAGCGACTGTCGCGCAACCTGCGTCAGTTGCACCTTTCTCACGATGATTACATTGGTGCGTTGATCGACGCCGAGCGTGTGCTGGAGCTGGGTAACGCGAGCGCCTCCGATTACCTGGCCCGGGCCAGCCTGTATCAACGGCTGGACTGCCCGAACGCCGAGCGTTTCGATCTGGAGCATGCGCTGCTGCTCAGCGACGACCCGATTCAGCGGATTCGCCTGACCGAGCGATTAGGCCACCTGCCGCCCAACTCGGTCGTCCATTAA
- a CDS encoding Glu/Leu/Phe/Val dehydrogenase family protein: MFALMQSTRLESLHLSVDPVTGLKAVIAIHNSRLGPALGGCRYLAYPDDESAVEDAIRLAQGMSYKAALAGLAQGGGVAVIVRPVHVENRAALFEAFGRCINQLDGRYITAIDSGTSVADMDCIAQQTQHVTSTTSAGDPAPHAAMGVFTGIRATAMARLGSDNLEGLRVAIQGLGNVGFALAEQLHAAGAELLVSDIDHGKVQLAMEQLGAHPIANDALLSTPCDILAPCGLGGVLNSNTVTQLRCSAVAGSANNQLTHLDVADQLERRGILYAPDYVINAGGLIYVSLKHRGEELTTITAHLSKISSRLTEVFAHAQAEKRSPARVADELAEKVLYQ, encoded by the coding sequence ATGTTCGCTCTCATGCAAAGCACTCGCCTTGAATCGCTGCATCTGAGCGTCGACCCGGTCACCGGGTTGAAGGCGGTCATTGCCATTCATAACAGCCGTCTGGGGCCTGCCCTGGGAGGCTGTCGTTACCTTGCCTATCCCGATGACGAGTCCGCGGTCGAGGATGCCATTCGCCTCGCCCAAGGCATGAGTTACAAAGCGGCGCTCGCCGGTCTGGCGCAGGGCGGTGGCGTGGCGGTGATTGTGCGACCGGTCCATGTGGAAAACCGCGCGGCCCTGTTCGAAGCGTTCGGCCGCTGCATCAATCAACTCGACGGCCGCTACATCACGGCCATCGACAGCGGCACTTCGGTGGCGGACATGGATTGCATCGCCCAACAGACCCAACATGTCACCAGCACCACCTCGGCGGGCGACCCGGCGCCTCACGCGGCGATGGGCGTGTTCACCGGCATTCGTGCCACCGCCATGGCTCGCCTGGGCAGCGATAACCTAGAAGGCCTGCGCGTGGCCATTCAAGGCCTGGGCAATGTCGGTTTCGCCCTGGCCGAACAACTGCATGCCGCCGGAGCCGAACTGCTGGTCAGCGACATCGATCACGGCAAGGTGCAACTGGCCATGGAGCAACTTGGCGCTCATCCGATCGCCAACGACGCGCTGCTCAGCACGCCTTGCGATATTCTCGCGCCGTGCGGCCTCGGCGGCGTACTCAACAGCAATACCGTCACGCAATTGCGATGCTCGGCCGTGGCCGGTTCGGCGAATAACCAGCTGACTCATCTGGACGTTGCGGATCAACTGGAACGGCGGGGCATTCTTTACGCGCCGGATTATGTGATCAATGCCGGCGGGCTGATCTACGTCTCGCTCAAACACCGCGGCGAAGAGCTGACGACCATTACCGCCCACTTGTCGAAAATCAGCTCGAGGCTGACCGAAGTCTTTGCCCATGCCCAGGCGGAGAAACGTTCCCCGGCGCGGGTGGCGGACGAGTTGGCGGAGAAAGTGTTGTACCAATGA